Proteins found in one Amycolatopsis umgeniensis genomic segment:
- the lepB gene encoding signal peptidase I, with protein MVEPVSQNTSEDEPDRPDEERPTRASRRGRSGSKKFGKVNKKRSFWKELPILIVVALVLTILIQQFLAKVYMIPSGSMETTLHGCSGCTGDRILVDRITYDFTDPGPGDVVVFKGPPAWVGEIETPESSNIFVSGFRALGSLIGFAPPDERDFVKRIIAVGGQTVQCCDNNRVVVDGKALDEPYVHWEEGLPPTQKTFEPVKVPAGYVWMMGDNRNNSSDSRFQGNGGVNGAVPVDNIIGKARVIVLPPGRWGGVSDHNPQANAQPLALGAPAWQQGLPLGVGVAAAWPVVFFGRRMSSGVRKAVDRRR; from the coding sequence GTGGTCGAACCCGTGTCCCAGAACACCTCCGAAGACGAGCCCGATCGCCCCGATGAGGAGCGCCCTACCAGGGCCTCCCGACGGGGCCGATCCGGCTCCAAGAAATTCGGCAAGGTCAACAAGAAGCGGTCGTTCTGGAAGGAACTGCCGATCCTGATCGTCGTCGCACTCGTGCTGACGATCTTGATCCAGCAGTTCTTGGCCAAGGTCTACATGATCCCCTCGGGATCGATGGAGACCACTCTGCACGGCTGCTCCGGGTGCACGGGTGACCGGATCCTGGTCGACCGGATCACGTACGACTTCACCGATCCCGGCCCTGGCGACGTGGTGGTCTTCAAGGGACCGCCCGCCTGGGTCGGCGAGATCGAGACGCCGGAGTCCAGCAACATCTTCGTCAGCGGCTTCCGCGCGCTGGGTTCCTTGATCGGGTTCGCGCCTCCGGACGAGCGTGACTTCGTCAAGCGGATCATCGCTGTCGGCGGTCAGACGGTGCAGTGTTGCGACAACAACCGCGTCGTCGTGGACGGCAAGGCGCTCGACGAGCCGTATGTCCACTGGGAAGAGGGCTTGCCGCCCACCCAGAAGACGTTCGAGCCGGTCAAGGTGCCCGCCGGATACGTCTGGATGATGGGCGACAACCGCAACAACTCGAGCGACTCCCGGTTCCAGGGCAACGGCGGGGTGAACGGCGCCGTCCCGGTGGACAACATCATCGGCAAGGCGCGCGTCATCGTGCTCCCGCCGGGCCGCTGGGGTGGCGTTTCGGACCACAATCCGCAGGCGAACGCGCAGCCGCTGGCTCTCGGCGCGCCCGCCTGGCAGCAGGGGCTTCCCCTGGGTGTCGGCGTCGCCGCGGCGTGGCCCGTGGTCTTCTTCGGCAGGCGGATGTCATCCGGAGTGCGCAAGGCGGTCGACCGGAGGCGGTAA
- the rplS gene encoding 50S ribosomal protein L19, which translates to MNTLDALDAQSLRSDIPDFRPGDTLKVHVRVIEGNRERNQIFQGVVLRRQGGGIRETFTVRKVSFGIGVERTFPVHSPNIAEVEVFKRGDVRRAKLYYLRELRGKAAKIKERRENRETTSAK; encoded by the coding sequence ATGAACACCCTGGACGCGCTGGACGCGCAGTCACTGCGTTCCGACATCCCGGACTTCCGACCGGGCGACACGCTCAAGGTTCACGTCCGCGTCATCGAGGGCAACCGCGAGCGTAACCAGATCTTCCAGGGCGTCGTGCTGCGTCGCCAGGGCGGCGGCATCCGCGAGACCTTCACGGTCCGCAAGGTGTCGTTCGGCATCGGCGTGGAGCGCACCTTCCCGGTGCACTCGCCGAACATCGCCGAGGTCGAGGTCTTCAAGCGCGGCGACGTCCGCCGGGCGAAGCTGTACTACCTCCGTGAGCTTCGCGGCAAGGCCGCCAAGATCAAGGAACGCCGCGAAAACCGCGAGACGACCTCCGCCAAGTAG
- the trmD gene encoding tRNA (guanosine(37)-N1)-methyltransferase TrmD yields the protein MRLDVVTIFPEYLDPLRAALLGRAIDRGLIEVGVHDLRDWTHDVHRAVDDAPYGGGPGMVMKPQIWGPALDDVCGENTRLVVPTPAGRPFTQAMAHQYAAEEHLVFACGRYEGIDQRVIDDAAKRMTVDEVSIGDYVLVGGEAAVLVMVEAVVRLLPGVLGNARSAEEDSFSDGLLEGPSYTRPEVWRDLAVPDVLRSGNHALIDRWRRDQALERTSRRRPELIGRLPEGSLDKHDLKVLERLDEGTGQAGSST from the coding sequence ATGCGCCTCGACGTCGTCACGATCTTCCCCGAGTACCTCGACCCGCTCCGCGCCGCGCTGCTCGGGCGGGCGATCGACCGCGGCCTCATCGAGGTCGGCGTGCACGACCTGCGGGACTGGACGCACGACGTCCACCGCGCGGTCGACGACGCCCCGTACGGCGGCGGGCCCGGCATGGTGATGAAACCGCAGATCTGGGGCCCCGCCCTGGACGACGTCTGCGGCGAGAACACCCGCCTCGTGGTCCCCACCCCCGCCGGGCGGCCGTTCACCCAGGCCATGGCCCACCAGTACGCCGCCGAGGAGCACCTGGTGTTCGCGTGCGGCCGTTACGAGGGCATCGACCAGCGGGTGATCGACGACGCCGCGAAGCGGATGACCGTCGACGAGGTCTCGATCGGCGACTACGTGCTGGTCGGCGGCGAGGCCGCGGTGCTGGTGATGGTCGAGGCCGTCGTCCGGCTGCTCCCGGGCGTGCTCGGGAACGCCCGCTCCGCCGAGGAGGACTCGTTCTCCGACGGGCTGCTCGAAGGCCCCAGCTACACGCGGCCGGAGGTCTGGCGGGACCTGGCCGTGCCGGACGTCCTGCGTTCGGGCAACCACGCGCTGATCGACCGCTGGCGCCGCGACCAGGCGCTGGAACGCACCTCGCGGCGCAGGCCGGAGCTGATCGGCAGGCTGCCGGAAGGTAGTCTCGACAAGCACGATCTCAAGGTCCTCGAGCGGTTGGACGAGGGCACCGGCCAGGCCGGGTCAAGCACCTGA
- the rimM gene encoding ribosome maturation factor RimM (Essential for efficient processing of 16S rRNA), protein MDVVVGRIAKAHGIRGELAVDVRTDSPEQRFAVGSAVMTKLRDGSSRNLTIAAAREHSGRLLVRFEEVLTRDVAETLRGALLIADTSTLPPTEDPDEFYDHELEGLRAELADGTLVGKVLEIVHSPAGELLSIEHDGREVLVPFVKAIVPAVDVAGGRVVLDPPEGLLDA, encoded by the coding sequence ATGGACGTCGTAGTCGGCCGTATCGCCAAGGCGCACGGAATCCGCGGGGAACTCGCGGTGGACGTGCGCACGGACTCGCCGGAACAGCGGTTCGCCGTCGGTTCGGCCGTCATGACGAAGCTGCGTGACGGCAGCAGCAGGAATCTCACCATCGCAGCCGCCCGCGAACACAGCGGGCGGCTGCTGGTGCGTTTCGAAGAGGTGCTGACCAGGGACGTCGCGGAGACCCTCCGCGGCGCGCTCCTGATCGCCGACACCTCGACGCTGCCGCCGACCGAAGACCCCGACGAGTTCTACGACCACGAACTCGAGGGACTGCGAGCCGAACTCGCCGACGGCACACTCGTCGGCAAGGTGCTCGAAATCGTGCATTCGCCGGCGGGGGAACTGCTGTCGATCGAGCACGACGGACGCGAGGTGCTGGTGCCGTTCGTGAAGGCGATCGTCCCGGCGGTCGACGTCGCGGGCGGCCGTGTGGTCCTCGACCCGCCGGAAGGCCTGCTGGACGCCTGA
- a CDS encoding RNA-binding protein, whose product MSFLADSLEHLVRGIVDNPDEVRVELLTTRRGRTLEVHVHPDDLGKVIGRGGRTATALRTVMGGIGGRGVRVDVVDTDR is encoded by the coding sequence GTGAGCTTCCTCGCTGATTCCCTCGAGCACCTGGTGCGCGGGATCGTCGACAACCCGGACGAGGTCCGGGTCGAGCTGCTGACCACGCGTCGTGGTCGCACGCTCGAGGTGCACGTGCACCCCGACGATCTCGGCAAGGTGATCGGCCGGGGCGGTCGTACCGCGACAGCCCTGCGCACCGTCATGGGCGGCATCGGTGGCCGCGGCGTCCGTGTGGACGTCGTCGACACCGATCGCTGA
- the rpsP gene encoding 30S ribosomal protein S16, translating into MAVKIKLQRLGKIRAPYYRIIVADARTRRDGKAIETIGKYHPKEEPSFIEVDTERAQHWLSVGAQPTEPVQRILEITGDWQKFKGLPGAEGTLKVAEPKPSKQDLFNAALAAAGDSASAEATTPKKKSAPKKAEADKAEAAEGDKAEA; encoded by the coding sequence GTGGCCGTCAAGATCAAGCTTCAGCGTCTCGGCAAGATCCGTGCGCCGTACTACCGCATCATCGTCGCCGACGCGCGCACCCGCCGTGATGGCAAGGCCATCGAGACGATCGGCAAGTACCACCCGAAGGAAGAGCCGAGCTTCATCGAGGTCGACACCGAGCGGGCCCAGCACTGGCTGTCCGTCGGTGCCCAGCCGACCGAGCCGGTCCAGCGCATCCTCGAGATCACCGGTGACTGGCAGAAGTTCAAGGGCCTGCCGGGCGCCGAGGGCACCCTGAAGGTCGCCGAGCCGAAGCCGTCGAAGCAGGACCTGTTCAACGCCGCGCTCGCCGCCGCCGGTGACTCGGCTTCGGCCGAGGCCACCACGCCGAAGAAGAAGTCCGCCCCGAAGAAGGCCGAAGCCGACAAGGCCGAGGCCGCCGAGGGTGACAAGGCCGAGGCGTGA
- a CDS encoding CPBP family glutamic-type intramembrane protease: protein MTVSQPREPIPEAAPPDELVAGGEVAAPDTPPPHRWGFGAFLLVEAVLLASAAFISVLLGDVQPGQPLPMRMVLLGTMVPTMVAAGVALLITRLRGNGPFADLRIGWSWADVKVGLKLGVLGLGFTSLAAWAWTQVVGNENATSAISALVEDRRMSVSAAVVMFIYLWLVGPICEEIIYRGLLWGAVERLQWRTERWGRIAAFLVSTAVFAASHLEPLRTTLLLVIAIPIGLARVFTGRLLGSVVAHQVNNFLPAVTILLASLGIAAF, encoded by the coding sequence GTGACCGTATCTCAGCCCAGGGAGCCGATCCCCGAGGCCGCGCCTCCGGACGAGCTCGTTGCCGGAGGTGAGGTGGCCGCGCCCGACACGCCACCGCCGCATCGCTGGGGATTCGGGGCCTTCCTCCTGGTGGAGGCCGTCCTCCTCGCGTCGGCGGCGTTCATCAGCGTCCTGCTCGGCGACGTCCAGCCCGGCCAGCCCTTGCCGATGCGCATGGTGCTGCTGGGCACGATGGTGCCGACGATGGTCGCCGCCGGGGTCGCGCTGCTGATCACCCGGCTCCGCGGCAACGGCCCGTTCGCCGACCTCCGGATCGGCTGGAGCTGGGCCGACGTCAAGGTCGGCCTCAAACTCGGGGTGCTCGGGCTCGGGTTCACCTCGCTCGCCGCCTGGGCCTGGACGCAGGTCGTGGGCAACGAGAACGCGACTTCGGCGATCAGCGCGCTCGTCGAGGACCGCCGGATGTCGGTCTCGGCGGCCGTCGTGATGTTCATCTACCTGTGGCTGGTCGGGCCGATCTGCGAGGAGATCATCTACCGCGGTCTCCTGTGGGGTGCCGTCGAACGGTTGCAGTGGCGCACCGAACGCTGGGGGAGGATCGCGGCGTTCCTGGTCTCCACGGCCGTTTTCGCGGCGAGCCATCTCGAACCGCTGCGCACCACGCTGCTGCTGGTGATCGCGATCCCGATCGGGCTCGCCAGGGTGTTCACCGGACGCTTGCTCGGCAGCGTGGTCGCCCACCAGGTGAACAACTTCCTCCCGGCCGTGACGATCCTGCTCGCCTCGCTCGGGATAGCCGCGTTCTGA
- a CDS encoding CPBP family glutamic-type intramembrane protease translates to MDDGQARERLVLGAHWGFVAFFAGIAGYHLVTLVMSFVMSGRFGGYDPLELRDVGPLLILAFLPTLVLGLGPVIGSRHWGRGLREDFGLKPTWRDVRIGLACGAAALAAGYLLNLLLLAVYGTDGDDRTFSDVSPGPITELSGTTEGDTVWLVLAAVIVVLAAPVTEELLFRGTLWNAMGFHRLPSWVILLVTALVFAQLHGEAARTIALFGQGIAIGLARYLSGRVSAAVIAHAANNLPPAVLLFAAR, encoded by the coding sequence GTGGACGACGGGCAGGCTCGTGAGCGTCTGGTGCTCGGAGCGCACTGGGGGTTCGTAGCGTTCTTCGCGGGCATCGCCGGGTATCACCTCGTCACGCTCGTCATGAGCTTCGTGATGTCAGGTCGCTTCGGCGGTTACGACCCTCTCGAACTCCGTGACGTCGGTCCGCTGCTGATCCTCGCGTTCCTGCCGACCCTCGTACTCGGCCTCGGCCCCGTGATCGGCTCCCGGCACTGGGGACGGGGGCTCCGCGAGGACTTCGGGCTCAAACCCACCTGGCGAGACGTCCGGATCGGGCTCGCCTGCGGAGCGGCCGCGCTCGCCGCCGGCTACCTCCTCAACCTGCTCCTGCTCGCCGTCTACGGAACCGATGGCGACGACAGGACTTTCTCCGACGTCTCGCCGGGTCCGATCACCGAACTGTCCGGCACCACCGAAGGCGACACCGTCTGGCTGGTGCTGGCCGCGGTCATCGTCGTCCTCGCCGCCCCGGTCACCGAAGAACTGCTCTTCCGCGGCACGCTCTGGAACGCGATGGGCTTCCACCGGCTGCCCTCGTGGGTGATCCTGCTGGTCACGGCGCTGGTGTTCGCCCAACTGCACGGTGAGGCCGCGCGCACGATCGCGTTGTTCGGCCAGGGCATCGCCATCGGCCTCGCCCGCTATCTGTCCGGCCGGGTGAGCGCGGCGGTCATCGCGCACGCGGCCAACAACCTCCCACCGGCTGTATTGCTCTTCGCGGCGAGGTGA
- a CDS encoding amidohydrolase family protein yields the protein MEALHLAGVVLPDGEHRELWITGGRITGEPVAGAETVVREGFLVPGLVDAHCHPGIGVSGATTLEEAAGQAIVDRDAGTLLIRDCGLPIDVRPLQARADLPRIIRAGRHLALRKRYIPGLGIELEDPSELPKAVAEQARDGDGWVKLVGDWIDRGVGDLAPLWPEDVLTEAIAVAHAEGAKVTAHVFGQAALPGLIAAGIDCLEHGTELSPDQLGVLAERGIALVPTLINIENFPGIADKAGKYPVYADHMRALHAGVGDMVSTAIEAGVQVYAGSDAGGMVEHGRLVDEIEALHKAGMSAEQALASASWAAREWLGVPGIVDGASADLLVYPSDPREDLAVLRHPSHIVLRGKIYA from the coding sequence GTGGAGGCTCTGCACCTGGCGGGTGTCGTCCTGCCGGACGGCGAGCATCGCGAGCTGTGGATCACCGGCGGCCGGATCACCGGCGAGCCGGTCGCCGGTGCGGAAACCGTTGTCCGGGAAGGCTTTCTCGTTCCCGGACTGGTCGACGCGCATTGCCACCCGGGGATCGGGGTCAGCGGCGCGACAACCCTCGAAGAGGCAGCCGGGCAAGCGATCGTCGACCGTGACGCCGGGACGCTGCTGATCCGCGACTGTGGGCTGCCGATCGACGTCCGGCCGCTGCAGGCGCGCGCCGATCTGCCGCGGATCATCCGCGCCGGACGGCATCTCGCCCTGCGCAAGCGCTACATCCCCGGCCTCGGTATCGAGCTCGAAGACCCTTCCGAGTTGCCGAAGGCGGTCGCCGAGCAGGCCCGTGACGGCGACGGCTGGGTCAAGCTCGTCGGCGACTGGATCGACCGTGGTGTCGGCGATCTCGCCCCGCTGTGGCCCGAAGACGTCCTCACCGAAGCCATCGCGGTCGCGCACGCCGAGGGCGCCAAGGTGACGGCGCACGTCTTCGGCCAGGCCGCGCTGCCGGGATTGATCGCCGCCGGCATCGACTGTCTCGAACACGGCACGGAACTCTCGCCGGACCAGCTGGGCGTCCTCGCCGAACGCGGGATCGCGCTCGTGCCGACGCTGATCAACATCGAGAACTTCCCCGGTATCGCCGACAAGGCGGGCAAGTACCCGGTGTACGCCGACCACATGCGGGCGCTGCACGCGGGCGTCGGCGACATGGTCTCGACGGCGATCGAGGCGGGCGTCCAGGTGTACGCCGGAAGCGACGCGGGCGGGATGGTCGAGCACGGCAGGCTCGTCGACGAGATCGAGGCGCTGCACAAGGCGGGCATGTCCGCGGAACAAGCGCTGGCTTCGGCTTCGTGGGCGGCTCGCGAGTGGCTCGGCGTGCCCGGGATCGTCGACGGCGCCTCGGCCGATCTGCTCGTCTACCCGTCCGACCCGCGTGAGGATCTCGCGGTGCTGCGGCATCCGAGCCACATCGTGCTGCGTGGCAAGATCTACGCCTGA
- the ffh gene encoding signal recognition particle protein: MFDTLSDRLTSALQTLSRKGRLSDADIDATAREIRIALLEADVALSVVKDFIARIKERAKGAEVHGALNPAQQVIKIVNEELVTILGGETRRLTFAKNPPTVIMLAGLQGAGKTTLAGKLALWLKKQGHAPLLVACDLQRPNAVTQLQVVGERAGVTTFAPEPGNGVGDPVDVARRAIDEAKRAQHDIVLVDTAGRLGVDEELMKQAADIRDAVSPDETLFVVDAMIGQDAVTTAEAFRDGVGFTGVVLTKLDGDARGGAALSVRQVTGQPILFASNGEKLEDFDLFHPDRMASRILGMGDVLSLIEQAEQHFDQEKAEQTAAKLGSGQLTLEDFLEQMLAVRKMGPIGNLLGMLPGAGQMKDQLAQVDDKHLDKLQAIIRGMTPAERDDPKMINASRRLRIAKGSGVAVRDVNELVNRFFEARKMMAQMAGRFGFGGGGGGSKNRKGKKGKKGKGRGPTQPKVRGGFPGGMPMLPPGGMPGGPGGGMPDLSQLGGMNDVPGFDPKKFKFPKDK, translated from the coding sequence GTGTTCGACACCCTCTCCGATCGGCTCACGTCCGCCCTGCAGACGCTGTCTCGCAAGGGCAGGCTCTCGGACGCCGACATCGACGCCACCGCGCGCGAGATCCGTATCGCGTTGCTTGAGGCGGATGTCGCGCTCTCCGTGGTCAAGGACTTCATCGCCCGGATCAAGGAACGCGCCAAGGGTGCCGAGGTGCACGGCGCGCTGAACCCGGCGCAGCAGGTCATCAAGATCGTCAACGAGGAACTCGTCACCATCCTCGGCGGCGAGACCAGGCGGCTCACGTTCGCGAAGAACCCGCCGACGGTCATCATGCTCGCGGGTCTGCAGGGTGCCGGTAAGACCACCCTCGCCGGCAAGCTCGCGCTGTGGCTGAAGAAACAGGGCCACGCGCCGCTGCTGGTCGCCTGTGACCTCCAGCGCCCCAACGCGGTCACGCAGCTGCAGGTCGTCGGCGAGCGGGCCGGGGTCACCACGTTCGCGCCCGAGCCCGGCAACGGGGTCGGCGACCCGGTCGACGTCGCCCGCCGCGCCATCGACGAGGCCAAGCGCGCCCAGCACGACATCGTCCTCGTCGACACCGCCGGCCGTCTCGGCGTCGACGAAGAGCTGATGAAGCAGGCCGCGGACATCCGCGACGCCGTTTCGCCGGACGAGACGCTGTTCGTCGTCGACGCCATGATCGGTCAGGACGCGGTCACCACGGCCGAGGCGTTCCGCGACGGCGTCGGCTTCACCGGCGTCGTGCTCACCAAGCTCGACGGTGACGCCCGCGGTGGTGCCGCGCTGTCGGTCCGCCAGGTCACCGGCCAGCCGATCCTGTTCGCGTCCAACGGTGAGAAGCTCGAAGACTTCGATCTCTTCCACCCGGACCGGATGGCCAGCCGGATCCTCGGCATGGGCGACGTGCTCAGCCTCATCGAGCAGGCCGAGCAGCATTTCGACCAGGAGAAGGCCGAGCAGACGGCGGCCAAGCTCGGCAGCGGCCAGCTCACCCTCGAAGACTTCCTCGAGCAGATGCTCGCGGTCCGCAAGATGGGCCCAATCGGCAACCTGCTCGGCATGCTGCCCGGCGCCGGGCAGATGAAGGACCAGCTCGCGCAGGTCGACGACAAGCACCTCGACAAGCTCCAGGCGATCATCCGCGGCATGACCCCCGCCGAGCGCGACGACCCGAAGATGATCAACGCCTCGCGCCGCCTGCGGATCGCGAAGGGCTCCGGCGTCGCCGTCCGCGACGTCAACGAGCTGGTCAACCGGTTCTTCGAGGCGCGCAAGATGATGGCGCAGATGGCGGGCCGCTTCGGCTTCGGTGGCGGAGGCGGCGGCAGCAAGAACCGCAAGGGCAAGAAGGGGAAGAAGGGCAAGGGGCGCGGCCCGACGCAGCCCAAGGTCCGCGGTGGCTTCCCCGGCGGCATGCCGATGCTGCCCCCGGGCGGGATGCCCGGCGGCCCTGGTGGCGGCATGCCCGACCTCTCCCAGCTCGGCGGGATGAACGACGTACCCGGCTTCGACCCCAAGAAGTTCAAGTTCCCGAAGGACAAGTAG
- a CDS encoding MarR family winged helix-turn-helix transcriptional regulator, whose amino-acid sequence MTSVTSGGRPRRRKVAVIKEALRELNNQLSLFSYQVSAKVALKPVDFDCLELLNLHGPLSPSALAKHAGLHPATMTGVLDRLQRAGWITRDRPADAADRRAVVVSATGDRDGEVYRHLAGMNSRVDDLCAGYTEAELDLITDFLRRTTEAGKGAAGDLAGESG is encoded by the coding sequence ATGACTTCCGTAACATCTGGCGGCAGGCCCCGGCGCCGGAAGGTCGCGGTGATCAAAGAGGCGTTGCGGGAGCTGAACAACCAGCTCTCGCTCTTCAGCTACCAGGTCAGCGCCAAGGTCGCGCTCAAGCCGGTGGATTTCGACTGTCTCGAACTGCTCAACCTGCACGGCCCGCTGAGCCCGAGCGCGCTGGCGAAGCACGCCGGCCTGCATCCCGCGACGATGACCGGTGTGCTGGACAGGCTGCAGCGCGCGGGGTGGATCACGCGGGACCGTCCGGCGGACGCGGCCGACCGTCGCGCTGTCGTCGTCTCGGCGACCGGCGACCGTGACGGCGAGGTGTACCGGCACCTGGCCGGGATGAATTCGAGGGTGGACGACCTCTGCGCCGGTTACACCGAAGCCGAACTCGACCTGATCACCGACTTCCTCCGGCGCACCACCGAGGCGGGGAAGGGCGCGGCCGGGGACCTCGCCGGGGAATCCGGATAG
- a CDS encoding NAD(P)H-binding protein, with the protein MYLITGASGTVGRPLIDSLVEAGARVRALTRDAKTSAEWPSGVEVVEGDPSIPETVAPFMTGVTGVFLHSRAAAAAPAGLLALAKDHGVRRVVALSATNVDEPDEHQPSRFQGDRNKEAEQAAVDSGLDWVSVRASFFAANTRLTWAGQISAGDVVFGPFSNFAEAPLHERDLADVVARALLTDEFNGRKLEVTGERSLTHAEMVEVIGTVLGRTLRYQEIPADVAAKNMIARGFPEAFVGALMNRYRRLAGQPGLVTDGVAEVLGHPPRSYADWVSDNASAFRARRENRAPGPAAPR; encoded by the coding sequence ATGTACCTGATCACTGGAGCGAGCGGCACCGTCGGGCGGCCGCTGATCGACAGTCTCGTCGAGGCGGGTGCCCGCGTCCGCGCCCTGACACGCGACGCCAAGACCTCGGCCGAATGGCCTTCCGGAGTCGAGGTCGTCGAAGGGGATCCGTCGATTCCCGAGACCGTCGCGCCTTTCATGACGGGCGTCACCGGCGTCTTCCTGCATTCGCGAGCCGCGGCCGCCGCACCCGCGGGCCTGCTCGCGCTGGCGAAGGACCACGGCGTGCGGCGAGTGGTCGCGTTGTCCGCCACCAACGTCGACGAACCGGACGAGCACCAGCCGTCGCGGTTCCAGGGCGACCGGAACAAGGAGGCCGAGCAGGCCGCCGTGGACAGCGGACTGGACTGGGTGAGCGTGCGGGCATCCTTCTTCGCGGCCAACACCCGGCTAACCTGGGCGGGCCAGATCAGCGCCGGCGATGTCGTCTTCGGTCCGTTCTCGAACTTCGCCGAGGCGCCGCTGCACGAGCGCGACCTGGCCGACGTGGTGGCCCGCGCCCTGCTGACCGACGAGTTCAACGGCCGGAAGCTCGAGGTGACCGGCGAACGTTCGCTCACCCACGCGGAAATGGTCGAGGTGATCGGCACCGTTCTCGGCAGAACCCTGCGATACCAAGAGATTCCGGCTGACGTGGCCGCGAAGAACATGATCGCGCGAGGCTTTCCCGAAGCCTTCGTCGGGGCGTTGATGAACAGATATCGGCGGCTCGCCGGACAGCCCGGCCTCGTCACCGACGGAGTGGCGGAAGTGCTCGGGCACCCACCGCGGAGCTACGCGGACTGGGTCTCGGACAACGCCTCGGCGTTCCGGGCTCGACGCGAAAACAGGGCTCCGGGACCGGCCGCCCCTCGCTGA
- a CDS encoding Ku protein → MRAVWKGTIGFGTYAIPVRAYSATEEHNVPLHQVHEPDGGRVRVKWVCEVDGAEVPAAEIAKGHPLANGDVVLLTGQDFASLLAPTTQSMDVVGFTPAEQVDSMYFARSYYLEPEPAGTKPYVLLSEALQQSGRIAIVKVTLRQRETLGALRVRDQVILLETMLWPDEIRRPDFPFLHEDVDLRRGELRNAVSLIEDLTQDFDPGRYTDRYREALEALIQAKLDGDDVLQPTAAEQAEGVTRLLAALQRSAIEADRAPVEKAKEAADKARQARTRAKRASSATKTS, encoded by the coding sequence ATGCGCGCGGTGTGGAAAGGCACGATCGGATTCGGGACCTACGCCATTCCGGTGAGGGCGTACAGCGCGACCGAGGAGCACAACGTCCCCCTCCACCAGGTGCACGAGCCGGACGGCGGCAGGGTGCGGGTGAAGTGGGTCTGCGAGGTCGACGGCGCCGAGGTGCCCGCGGCCGAGATCGCGAAGGGGCACCCCCTCGCCAACGGTGACGTCGTCCTGCTGACCGGCCAGGACTTCGCGTCGCTGCTCGCGCCGACCACCCAGTCGATGGACGTCGTCGGCTTCACCCCGGCCGAACAGGTCGACTCGATGTACTTCGCGCGCAGCTACTACCTCGAACCGGAGCCCGCGGGCACCAAACCGTACGTGCTGTTGAGCGAGGCGCTGCAGCAGTCCGGGCGGATCGCGATCGTGAAGGTGACGCTGCGGCAGCGCGAAACGCTGGGCGCGCTGCGCGTGCGGGACCAGGTGATCCTGCTCGAGACGATGCTGTGGCCCGACGAGATCCGGCGGCCCGACTTCCCGTTCCTCCACGAGGACGTCGATCTGCGCCGCGGGGAGCTGCGGAACGCGGTTTCGCTGATCGAAGACCTCACGCAGGACTTCGACCCCGGCCGGTACACCGATCGCTACCGCGAGGCGCTCGAAGCGCTCATCCAGGCCAAGCTGGACGGCGACGACGTCCTCCAGCCGACCGCCGCCGAACAGGCGGAAGGCGTGACACGGCTGCTGGCGGCCCTCCAGCGGAGCGCGATCGAAGCGGATCGCGCCCCTGTCGAGAAGGCCAAGGAAGCGGCGGACAAGGCACGCCAGGCGCGGACGCGGGCGAAGCGGGCCTCGTCGGCCACCAAGACCAGTTGA